Sequence from the Gemmatimonadota bacterium genome:
ACTTTCCCGCCATTGCTGAAGAAGCCCGGAAATACGGCGAGAAAATCGGCACGCTGAAGCTGAAGCAGGACATCGGCCTGTACGCCGGAAGCTCGGCCAGACCGGGCAACCTGCCCGATTACGTACTCGACGCGATCGTGGAAGCCAACCGGGGCGGCAAGACCTACCCGGTCCGGGTGATCGAGGACGAACTACGCGAAGTCGTCAAGGACGTCTACGGCGACGAGTACGACGCGGTGGCCGCCAATACCTGCGAAGCACTGCTGCGCCTCACGCTCGAAACCCTGTGCGCGCCGCCCTCCATGCGCCACGGCGACATCTACCGCGGCCGAGTGCTCATGCCCTACGGGGAGGATTACGAGTGGATCGGCGGATACGGCCGGGCCTTCCCGCCGCGGTACAAGAACCTCCTCGTGGACCGGACCATCGCCGGCGGCGAACTGGGCATCGAGAACAAGAGCCTGGCGAACCTCGAGACGCTCTACGTCCGCATGGCCGGCGCGAAGTACGATCCCCACGGGATCCGATACAATCCCACCTCGCTGCTCACCGCCGTCGACGTGGACGGCACCATCGAAAACGTGAAGAAAGCAGCCGAAAGAAACGCTTCGCTGCTCACGGGCATCGCCACGGTGGGGTACGACACCCCCAGCTACGGGCTCGGAGAGCAGGACGAGCAAGGCGCGCCTATTCTCCTGAAGAAACTGGCCGACGTGGCCCGGGATTACGACGTACCATACATTGTCGACACTGGCGGCTCGATCCCCATCGTGGGCATGGACCCGAGGGACATCGGCTGCGACATCATCACCTTCAGCATGGACAAGCCCGGCCGCGCACCCGCGTCGGGACTGCTCATCGGCAGGGAAGAGACCATCAACCCAATCCGCAAGGGCATGGGCCTCGGCGGCCAGCGCTACGGCGAGCTGTCCTCCCACGGAAAGGCGGTCTATACCTTCAGCGATCCGGGCCGGGACACCCTGGTGGGCCTGACCGCGTACCTGAAGGTCCTGCGCGACCGGCCCCGACTGGTAACCGACCCCGTGGACCGGTTCCACGAAATCATCGTGGAGGAGTTCTCGCAGCTGGAGCCCGCACGCTTCCGCGACGACCTGATCTTCACGAAGACCTACCAGCTGGGAGGCACCGAACTCAACTACGAACGCACGTGGAAGGACGGCGCCTTCGGCATCCCGATCTTCAACCTCGAAGACCTGTGGGCCAACACCAACCCCATCGTGCTCGCCCAGGAGCACATGGGCGTCGAACCCGCCACGATCTACAGTGGGAAGATGTTCCTCGGTCCCGGCTTGGGCACGTTAGACCGGGAGGGGAACCTGATCGAGGAATACGCGGTGCTCGGCGCGAAGACCCTGGTCAAGGCCGTGGAAATCGTGTGCCGGCATGCGGGGTTGGAGGATTGACTGTTACGTTGTCTTGACGACGAAGTACTTGCATGTGATATTGAAATGTGATATCATATGACATGAACAGTCGTCAGCGGTAAATTCTGGAAGCGGTTTTTACCGACCCGATATCCTCGAACATAGAATGGCGACAAATCGAGACTCTTCTTGTTTCAGTGGGTTGTGAAGCAATAGAAGGTCGTAGATCCAGAATAGCTTTCAAGTACGGGACGCATCGAGCAGATTTTCATCGACCTCATCCGGGCAAAGAGGCTAAACCCTATCAGGTACGCGCTGCACGGGAGTTTCTTACATGTATGGGAGTAACACCATGAAGCCGATGCGCTACAGGGGATATCCAGCACGCATCGAATACAGCGATGAGGACGGATGTTTCGTCGGCCGCGTGGCTGGTATTCGCGACATCATCACGTTTCACGGAGAAAGCGTTGGAGAAGTTCGCGAGGCTTTTGAAGAGGCGGTTGAGTTCTACCTGGAAAGCTGTGACGAACGGGGCGAGGCTCCGAACAAGCCTTATTCCGGGAAACTCCTGTTGCGAATAGATCCTGAAATCCACGCAGCAGTAGCCGAGGCGGCCGATGTCGACGGCGTGAGTATAAACCAGTGGGCTGGAGAAAAGCTGTCAGAGGCGGTTGTTCAAAAACACTGATTCCGGAAAGTTCGTCGGATACCCTTCCTTAACCTGCACCGCGTATCAATTCCATCCCACGTCTTCCAGCACAAGCGACTCCATTTCATCCCACTGGCCGGAGGGCAGATCCTCCTCGCACAACTGCGCCAGTTCTTTCTCGAAGAAAAACGCCTCCTCGCCGAAGGCCGGCTCGAGGTCGTCCAGCCAGATGGCTTCTCTATCGTACCGGGCAAAAAACGGCCGCAGGACCCAGTCGGGATTGCGGCCCTGCAGGAACCGGAGGGCGATGATCTTCTCCCCGTGGATCTCGCTGATGCCCAGTACGTGGACCTTGCCGGGATGGGCCGACATGCTGGGTCCGCGCACGGTCCGGCAGATGCCGCTAACCTGCTGATAGGCGTTCTGAAAGATCTCCCAGGCCTCGACCATCGGCACGGCGAAGAAATGCTGAACGCCGGTGTCCCGCACCATGAACATGTAGTACGGCACCATCCCCAGGTCCACCTGCCTGCGCCACATGGCCGCCCACGTATCCGGATCGTCGTTGATGTTCCTCAGGATGGGCGACTGCGTGTAAACCTTCGCTCCCGTTCCGCGAATCCGGCTGACCGCCTCTGACACCACGTCGGGCCGGAGTTCGGCGGGATGGCTGCAATGGGCCATGATGGCCAGGTGCTTGCCGGCGCGGTTGATCCGTTCGAACAGCGCCAGCACGTCGTCCGCATCCGGGTCGGTGAGGTACTTGTAAGGCCAGTAGGCCAGCGATTTCGTCCCGATCCGGATCGTGTGCAGATTGGGGAGATCGGCCTTCAGCAACGCATCGATATACACGCTGAGGTTCTTTGCCCGCATGACCATGGGATCGCCGCCCGTGAAAAGCACATCGGTGACCTGGGGATTGTCTTCGAGGTATCTGATGAGACTTTCGACCTCGCGGCTGGCGAACTTCAGTTCATCGATGCCCACGAACTGCGGCCAGCGAAAGCAGAATGTACAGTAGGCGTGGCAGGTCTGGCCCTGGGAAGGGAAGAACAGGACCGTTTCCCGGTACTTGTGTTGCATGCCGTCCAGTTTCTCGTTGTCCTCCCTGGGGACGTTGTGCTCGAGCTGACCCGCGGGCTGTGGGTTCAGATCCCATCGGATCCGGTTCACGGTCCGTGCCATTTCCGCTTCCCCCGCCCCCTTTTTCACCAGGGCCGCCACCTCGTCGAAGTGGTCTGGCGACAGCATTTTCCGTTGCGGAAAGGTGAGCTGGAACATGGGATCGTCAGGGATGTTCTCCCACTGGATCAGGTGCTCCACCACGTGGGAATTGGTCCGGAAAGGCAGAACCCGCGCCACGACTTCCATTTCGAATTTCAGGTCGTCCGGGAGTCTGTCGATCTGAGGTATTTTTCGGTAGTTCCTGAGATCGTATATCCGAAACCTGGGGGTCTTGCCGTTCATGTTTCTGATCATGGTACTTTCCTTACTGATAACCGGGATCCGGCGCCCGGATATCGAAACCGCCCCGCGTGCTTCCTACAACACGACTCGATTCGGGTAGTGACAGGGTGGGGCGTCGGACTATCAATTGCAACGCGGACCCATGAGTGACGGCTCAGACCCAAAGAAGTCGGCTCGGAACGGAGAAGGGCGGCTCGGACCCATAGAAAGTGGCTTGGACCCGTGAAGTTCGATCCGCGCGGGGCGAAAAGAAAAGCCGCGATGGGATCGGAATCCAGGCGGCTTCAGGCACGGATGCCC
This genomic interval carries:
- a CDS encoding type II toxin-antitoxin system HicB family antitoxin, with the protein product MKPMRYRGYPARIEYSDEDGCFVGRVAGIRDIITFHGESVGEVREAFEEAVEFYLESCDERGEAPNKPYSGKLLLRIDPEIHAAVAEAADVDGVSINQWAGEKLSEAVVQKH